A single Kryptolebias marmoratus isolate JLee-2015 linkage group LG16, ASM164957v2, whole genome shotgun sequence DNA region contains:
- the pou3f1 gene encoding POU domain, class 3, transcription factor 1 produces MATTAQYIPRNNSLPSNPLMHPDSDRMHQGTTYREVQKMMHHEYLQGLAATNTGHPMSLTHHQWLPTSNTDWSSGTHIGQQEHKASVQASREDLSSGFHHRSHLVHQQTQSAHHGSWAPATTHHLSPLSPASNGHQSLVYSQPGYTNLNAMLSPQPGSLHHGMRDPLHDDTASHDNQMESAQQAFSHHQDHSDEDAPSSDDLEQFAKQFKQRRIKLGFTQADVGLALGTLYGNVFSQTTICRFEALQLSFKNMCKLKPLLNKWLEETDSNTGSPTNLDKIAAQGRKRKKRTSIEVGVKGALENHFLKCPKPSAHEISTLAGTLQLEKEVVRVWFCNRRQKEKRMTPVGVPHPNMEDVYSQAETPPLHRTLQSPVQ; encoded by the coding sequence ATGGCGACAACAGCTCAGTATATTCCGAGGAATAACTCCTTACCGTCCAACCCGCTCATGCATCCGGATTCGGACAGGATGCACCAGGGGACGACCTACAGAGAGGTGCAGAAAATGATGCACCACGAGTACTTGCAAGGGCTCGCGGCCACCAACACGGGGCACCCGATGAGCCTGACGCACCACCAGTGGCTGCCCACATCCAACACCGACTGGTCCAGCGGCACCCACATCGGACAGCAGGAGCACAAAGCCAGCGTGCAGGCGAGCAGGGAGGACCTGAGCAGCGGCTTCCACCACAGATCCCACCTGGTGCACCAGCAGACGCAGAGTGCCCACCACGGCTCGTGGGCACCCGCCACGACGCACCACTTGTCCCCGCTGTCTCCCGCGTCCAACGGCCACCAGTCGCTGGTCTACTCCCAGCCCGGATACACAAACCTTAACGCCATGCTGAGCCCCCAGCCCGGCTCCCTGCACCACGGCATGCGGGACCCACTCCACGACGACACGGCCAGCCACGACAACCAGATGGAGTCGGCCCAGCAGGCTTTCAGCCACCACCAGGACCACTCGGACGAGGACGCGCCCAGCTCCGACGACCTGGAGCAGTTCGCCAAACAGTTCAAGCAGCGGCGGATCAAACTGGGCTTTACGCAGGCGGACGTGGGCTTGGCCTTGGGCACCCTGTATGGAAACGTCTTTTCTCAGACCACAATCTGCAGGTTTGAGGCGCTGCAGCTCAGCTTCAAGAACATGTGCAAACTTAAGCCGCTCCTTAACAAGTGGCTGGAGGAGACAGACTCCAACACGGGCAGTCCCACCAATTTGGACAAGATTGCTGCGCAGGGCAGGAAACGAAAGAAGAGGACCTCCATCGAAGTGGGGGTGAAAGGGGCGCTGGAAAACCATTTCTTAAAATGCCCAAAGCCATCTGCTCACGAAATCAGCACTTTAGCCGGCACTCTGCAGTTGGAAAAAGAGGTTGTCCGTGTTTGGTTTTGcaacagaagacaaaaagagaaaagaatgaCACCAGTGGGGGTCCCTCACCCGAATATGGAGGACGTATATTCCCAAGCAGAGACCCCTCCTCTACACCGCACACTACAGAGTCCTGTGCAGTGA